One genomic region from Fusobacterium perfoetens encodes:
- a CDS encoding thymidine kinase: MSGKINFYYGVVGSRKSSELLLTAHRNKSVGKKVEVFQPYKNERDGHVVSSRAMEYTIEAVVVDEKFNFYDYCKSHELDLILVDEFQFLGKHHCDQLVQVMIDFDINIFLYGLMSNFRGELFPTVAYMLPYVTTLNEIKTVCGHCGKRKATMNVMIGDMEADNDGISVGDHYNGVCAVCYKELTKNKK; encoded by the coding sequence TTGTCTGGAAAAATAAATTTTTATTATGGAGTTGTTGGCTCAAGAAAATCATCAGAACTTTTACTTACAGCTCATAGAAATAAGAGTGTAGGAAAAAAGGTAGAGGTATTTCAACCTTATAAAAATGAGAGAGATGGTCATGTAGTATCTAGTAGAGCTATGGAATATACAATAGAGGCTGTAGTGGTAGATGAAAAATTTAATTTTTATGATTATTGTAAATCTCATGAGCTTGACTTGATATTGGTAGATGAATTTCAATTTTTGGGAAAACATCATTGTGATCAACTGGTTCAAGTAATGATAGATTTTGATATAAATATATTCTTGTATGGTCTTATGAGTAATTTTAGAGGAGAATTATTTCCTACGGTAGCTTATATGTTGCCATATGTTACAACTTTAAATGAAATAAAAACTGTCTGTGGTCATTGTGGAAAAAGAAAGGCTACAATGAATGTTATGATTGGAGATATGGAAGCAGATAATGATGGAATATCAGTAGGAGACCATTATAATGGTGTATGTGCAGTATGTTATAAAGAACTTACAAAAAATAAAAAATAA
- a CDS encoding hydratase, with translation MVKLYEDGIYLLNGKNIVTEYNMSKEEAKKGTIAYSILKSHNTNSNMDNLKIKFDAMASHDITFVGIIQTAKASGMKKFPLPYVLTNCHNSLCAVGGTINEDDHMFGLSAAKKYGGIYVPPHIAVIHQFMREKFAGCGKMILGSDSHTRYGALGTIAIGEGGGELVKQLLEQTYDITYPEVIAIYLDGKPKPWVGPQDIALAIIGAVFKKGYVKNKIVEFVGPGVSSMTTDFRNGVDVMTTETACLSSIWRTDEDTREFLKTHKRENEYKELNPQDVAYYDGCVYVDLDTVKPMIALPFHPSNVYEIDELKKNPYEILKAVEEEAFNITGKRILSLTDKIVDGKIMVQQGVIAGCAGGNYTNLVEARNYLKYKSCGNGEFSLSIYPSSQPVFTELLKQGVITDLTNTGAIIRTAFCGPCFGAGDTPVNNGLSIRHTTRNFPNREGSKPGVNQMSAVALMDARSIAATALNGGILTSAEEVYKEHQVPEYKFDETSYENRVFYGFEKGDFESELKYGPNIKDWPEMRNLADNILLKVCSKIMDPVTTTDELIPSGETSSYRSNPLGLAEFTLSRRDPEYVGRAKEVDKLEKDRATGNISNEIKVVIEKINKISGQEKINLDDIQIGSTIYAIKPGDGSAREQAASCQRVLGGLANISKEYATKRYRSNLINWGMIPFIMEEEAKFEINDYIYVPNIKDTLNGDMKSIKAYVISDEIKEINLSISYLTDVEKEIIKAGCLINYNKK, from the coding sequence ATGGTTAAACTATATGAAGATGGAATTTATTTATTAAATGGGAAAAATATTGTAACAGAATATAATATGTCAAAAGAAGAGGCTAAAAAGGGAACAATAGCTTATTCTATTTTAAAAAGTCATAATACAAATTCTAATATGGATAATTTGAAAATAAAGTTTGATGCTATGGCTTCTCATGACATAACTTTCGTAGGAATAATTCAAACAGCAAAAGCTTCAGGAATGAAAAAATTTCCTCTTCCATATGTATTAACTAATTGTCATAACTCGTTATGTGCTGTGGGAGGAACAATCAATGAAGATGACCATATGTTTGGTTTATCTGCTGCGAAAAAATACGGGGGAATTTATGTTCCGCCACACATAGCTGTAATACATCAGTTTATGAGAGAAAAATTTGCTGGTTGTGGAAAAATGATTCTTGGCTCAGACTCTCATACAAGATATGGGGCTTTGGGAACTATCGCTATTGGGGAAGGTGGCGGAGAATTAGTAAAACAACTTTTGGAACAAACTTATGATATAACTTATCCAGAAGTTATTGCTATTTACTTAGATGGAAAACCAAAACCTTGGGTTGGACCACAAGACATAGCTCTTGCAATAATAGGAGCAGTTTTCAAAAAAGGATATGTAAAAAATAAAATAGTTGAGTTTGTAGGACCTGGGGTATCTAGTATGACAACAGATTTTAGAAATGGTGTTGATGTAATGACAACTGAAACTGCTTGTTTATCTTCAATTTGGAGAACAGATGAGGATACTAGAGAATTTTTAAAAACTCACAAAAGAGAAAATGAGTACAAAGAATTAAATCCACAAGATGTAGCATACTATGACGGTTGTGTCTATGTTGATTTAGATACAGTTAAACCAATGATAGCTCTACCATTCCACCCAAGTAATGTATATGAAATTGATGAACTTAAGAAAAACCCATATGAAATATTAAAAGCTGTTGAGGAAGAGGCTTTCAATATAACAGGAAAGAGAATTTTATCTCTTACAGATAAAATAGTAGATGGAAAAATTATGGTTCAACAGGGAGTAATTGCAGGTTGTGCTGGAGGAAATTATACAAACTTAGTAGAGGCGAGAAATTACCTAAAGTATAAAAGTTGTGGAAATGGAGAGTTTTCACTTTCTATCTATCCATCATCTCAACCTGTATTTACAGAACTTTTAAAACAGGGAGTTATTACAGATTTAACAAATACTGGGGCGATAATAAGAACGGCTTTCTGTGGACCTTGTTTTGGAGCAGGAGACACACCAGTAAATAATGGTTTAAGTATCCGTCACACTACAAGAAATTTCCCAAATCGTGAGGGATCAAAACCAGGAGTAAATCAAATGTCAGCAGTGGCTTTAATGGACGCAAGATCTATTGCTGCAACAGCTTTAAATGGTGGAATTTTAACTTCAGCAGAGGAAGTTTACAAAGAACATCAAGTACCTGAATATAAATTTGATGAAACTTCTTATGAGAATAGAGTATTTTATGGATTTGAAAAAGGAGATTTTGAAAGTGAATTAAAATATGGACCAAATATTAAAGATTGGCCAGAGATGAGAAATTTAGCAGATAATATTTTATTAAAAGTTTGCTCTAAAATAATGGATCCAGTAACAACAACAGATGAGCTAATTCCATCAGGAGAAACATCATCTTATCGTTCAAATCCATTAGGACTTGCAGAATTTACACTTTCAAGAAGAGACCCTGAGTATGTAGGAAGAGCTAAAGAAGTTGATAAACTTGAAAAAGATAGAGCAACAGGAAATATTTCAAATGAAATAAAAGTTGTAATAGAAAAAATAAATAAAATATCTGGACAAGAAAAAATAAATCTTGATGATATTCAAATTGGAAGTACAATATATGCAATAAAACCCGGAGATGGATCAGCTAGAGAACAAGCTGCATCTTGCCAAAGAGTCTTAGGAGGTTTAGCAAATATTTCAAAAGAATATGCAACAAAACGTTATCGTTCAAATTTAATTAACTGGGGAATGATACCATTTATAATGGAAGAAGAGGCAAAATTTGAAATAAATGATTATATCTATGTTCCTAATATAAAAGATACTTTAAATGGAGATATGAAATCAATAAAAGCTTATGTTATTTCAGATGAAATAAAAGAAATAAATCTTTCAATAAGTTATCTGACTGATGTGGAAAAAGAAATAATAAAAGCTGGTTGCTTAATAAATTACAATAAGAAATAA